The following proteins are co-located in the Vigna unguiculata cultivar IT97K-499-35 chromosome 9, ASM411807v1, whole genome shotgun sequence genome:
- the LOC114163452 gene encoding uncharacterized protein LOC114163452 yields the protein MEAARVVAPVHGPEPRPLYREWSLEDFLKHHPVKFNGKTSPDVVNQWLKDIERIFDAKMCPEESRLAFAVYMLTSEAKHGWISMKSIMEERQEPVTWEPLTQGSKSVAEYAEKFKHLSRFYTMPLDEEWRCWKFKNDLRGDLRLMVALLSIKDFAALMEKARVMEKMKVEVETQHPYQKRVGGPSGSRHRHKERRKPYIRPHSQSHGSREPPSQQSRI from the exons ATGGAGGCTGCAAG GGTTGTCGCCCCTGTCCACGGCCCTGAACCAAGACCTCTCTACCGGGAATGGAGTCTGGAAGACTTCCTGAAGCACCATCCAGTCAAGTTCAATGGAAAGACCAGTCCGGATGTCGTAAATCAGTGGCTGAAGGACATTGAGAGAATATTCGATGCTAAGATGTGCCCTGAGGAGAGTAGGTTGGCCTTCGCGGTGTACATGCTCACGAGTGAGGCTAAGCACGGGTGGATCAGTATgaagtccatcatggaggagaggCAGGAACCAGTTACTTGGGAACCA TTAACTCAAGGCAGCAAATCTGTGGCTGAGTATGCGGAAAAGTTCAAGCATCTCAGTCGTTTCTACACAATGCCGTTGGATGAAGAGTGGCGATGCTGGAAGTTCAAGAACGACCTTCGTGGAGATCTTCGTTTGATGGTGGCCCTGctatccatcaaggactttgcagCCTTGATGGAGAAGGCTAGGGtcatggagaagatgaaggtggAGGTGGAAACCCAACACCCATACCAGAAGAGAGTgggaggaccatctgggtccaggcaTAGGCACAAAGAGAGGAGGAAACCCTATATTAGGCCCCATTCCCAGTCTCATGGGTCTAGGGAGCCTCCTTCCCAACAGAGTAGGATTTAG
- the LOC114163451 gene encoding uncharacterized protein LOC114163451, with protein MPQASGRVYAMTGAEAAGSCNLVMGHCVIVGKSTCVLYDSGATHSFSFETCVQRLGLPVCELQCDLVVSTSASGLVRTSSLCVRCLVEVEGRVYKVNLIWLPLQELEVILGMDWLSANHILIDCRKKKLLFPNSKEPELLSSQGVMKEIQGGAQCYMILTNLEVEKEEKTYDIPVVLEFEDVFPREVPGLPPNREVEFSIDLVPGTGPVSMAPYRMAPAELVELKSQIEELLGKQFIRPSTLP; from the coding sequence ATGCCTCAGGCATCAGGCAGAGTGTACGCCATGACTGGAGCGGAGGCAGCAGGCTCATGTAATCTCGTCATGGGTCATTGTGTGATTGTTGGTAAATCTACATGTGTATTGTATGactctggagcgacacactctttttcGTTTGAAACTTGTGTGCAAAGGTTAGGTCTGCCAGTTTGTGAGCTACAATGTGACCTTGTGGTGTCCACTTCGGCGTCCGGTTTGGTtaggacgtcgtccttgtgcGTTAGGTGTCTCGTGGAGGTAGAAGGTCGTGTGTACAAGGTGAATCTGATATGGCTACCTCTACAAGAGTTAGAggtgatcttgggaatggattggctctctgccaatcacaTTCTTATAGATTGCCGAAAGAAGAAGTTATTGTTTCCCAACTCAaaggagcctgagttgttgtCATCCCAAGGGGTTATGAAGGAGATCCAAGGGGGCGCTCAATGCTACATGATTCTCACAAATCTAGAGGtggagaaggaagaaaagacaTATGATATTCCGGTGGTGCTCGAGTTTGAGGATGTGTTCCCAAGGGAGGTgccagggttgcctcccaatagagaggtggagttctctatcgaTCTGGTGCCAGGAACCGGTCCAGTATCGATGGCTCCGTATCGTATGGCTCCAGCAGAGTTGGTGGAACTCAAGAGTCAGATTGAGGAATTGTTGGGGAAACAGTTCATACGACCTAGTACGTTACCATGA